In Methanococcoides methylutens, a single window of DNA contains:
- a CDS encoding coiled-coil protein produces MLKELNTKRQDLKTASEEAKEKRNGLNAEASTLAAKRNDLNKRTKELINEAQEYKKLRDENNEQVKENKAKRDEINAKANEVFAKVDALRTANNLTGPSIKDIRKDIDRLEFTQQTEVLTPGKEKELVNKITELQKLYVVKQEQLESNTELKTLLTEAQEIRDEASEFHNVLSEYAQKAQEYHDKMISTFKEADKMRAESDAAHKQFVEFQEKADEQHKLFIAAQKEIRDIDKEVRKIRKGEDTGKKVASMEDVRKDAEDIFDKFKSGQKLTTENLMTLQKSGLL; encoded by the coding sequence ATGTTGAAAGAATTGAACACCAAAAGGCAGGATCTTAAAACTGCATCTGAAGAAGCTAAAGAAAAGAGAAATGGATTGAACGCTGAAGCAAGCACCCTTGCTGCAAAGCGTAATGATCTCAACAAGCGCACAAAAGAACTCATCAACGAAGCACAGGAATACAAGAAGCTCCGTGATGAGAACAATGAGCAGGTTAAAGAGAACAAAGCAAAGCGTGACGAGATCAATGCCAAAGCAAACGAAGTATTTGCAAAGGTCGATGCATTACGTACCGCAAACAATCTTACCGGTCCATCCATCAAAGATATCAGAAAAGATATCGACCGTCTTGAATTCACACAGCAGACAGAAGTGCTGACCCCAGGCAAGGAAAAAGAACTGGTCAACAAGATCACAGAGCTTCAGAAACTCTATGTCGTTAAGCAGGAGCAGCTCGAGAGCAACACAGAGCTTAAGACCCTGTTAACAGAAGCACAGGAGATTCGCGACGAAGCATCAGAATTCCACAATGTCCTTTCAGAATACGCACAGAAAGCACAGGAATATCATGACAAGATGATCTCCACCTTCAAGGAAGCCGACAAGATGCGTGCAGAATCTGATGCTGCTCACAAACAGTTCGTCGAGTTTCAGGAGAAGGCTGATGAACAACACAAGTTATTCATTGCAGCACAGAAAGAGATCAGGGACATCGATAAAGAAGTTCGCAAGATCAGGAAAGGCGAAGACACTGGCAAGAAGGTCGCATCTATGGAAGATGTTAGGAAAGATGCAGAAGACATCTTTGACAAGTTCAAGTCAGGTCAGAAGCTCACCACAGAGAACCTTATGACCTTGCAGAAGTCCGGTCTGCTTTAA
- a CDS encoding NAD(P)/FAD-dependent oxidoreductase: MDADIIVIGASPAGLMAARNASRKGAKVLVVDKKEIIGYPTHPANTFFKGMFDRSQEPVDQSYVIKNMRGAYLIAPSGGRVAIESPAYFLDRLKFDEYYAKQTMDAGAEVHMGVEVSSVFRSKGVMNLSTSDGVLTCSLVIVSDGINSKIAGLLGLKPMKHPNDIAWAMEAFVEAEGIGEPDMFEYYVGNHCPGWKSTYSPCGGNLATLGVYVRGHGKDVSPFFERWVDKFKQIKGLDDLEVLERSVGGDPIITIPKQMLADGVMLVGGAAGQSGIGYSMHAGQMCGDVAADAIAKGNISAKFLSEYRKRWNSEYRAEYVLGRIGLETLRKMTDPEIDDLMRTFEGVDFSFLSGTSFHRSMQLGLFMLKKNPKSLLAYRALLRNK, encoded by the coding sequence ATGGATGCAGATATAATTGTAATAGGTGCCTCGCCGGCGGGTCTGATGGCAGCAAGAAATGCTTCCCGAAAAGGAGCAAAGGTACTCGTTGTAGATAAAAAAGAGATAATAGGTTATCCTACACATCCTGCTAATACTTTTTTCAAGGGTATGTTCGACAGGTCGCAAGAACCCGTTGATCAGAGTTATGTGATAAAGAACATGAGGGGGGCTTACCTTATCGCTCCTTCCGGTGGCAGGGTAGCTATTGAAAGTCCTGCATATTTCCTTGACCGATTAAAGTTCGATGAATATTATGCAAAGCAGACCATGGATGCCGGAGCAGAGGTTCATATGGGTGTTGAGGTCAGCAGTGTCTTCAGAAGCAAGGGTGTTATGAACCTTAGTACTTCGGATGGTGTGCTAACCTGTTCTCTGGTTATCGTATCCGATGGTATCAATTCAAAGATCGCCGGTTTACTCGGACTTAAACCAATGAAACATCCAAATGACATTGCATGGGCAATGGAAGCATTTGTAGAAGCAGAAGGAATTGGTGAACCTGACATGTTTGAATATTATGTTGGGAATCATTGCCCTGGCTGGAAATCCACTTATTCTCCATGCGGAGGGAATCTTGCTACCCTTGGGGTCTATGTGAGGGGGCATGGGAAAGATGTATCTCCATTCTTTGAAAGATGGGTCGACAAATTCAAGCAGATAAAAGGTCTCGATGACCTTGAAGTTCTTGAAAGGTCTGTGGGTGGAGACCCTATAATCACTATACCTAAACAGATGTTAGCCGATGGTGTGATGCTGGTTGGTGGTGCTGCAGGACAGTCTGGTATAGGGTATAGCATGCATGCCGGGCAGATGTGTGGTGACGTAGCTGCAGACGCTATTGCAAAAGGCAACATTTCGGCAAAGTTCCTTTCTGAGTATCGTAAGAGGTGGAATTCCGAATACAGGGCAGAGTATGTGCTTGGTCGTATAGGTCTGGAAACACTGCGCAAAATGACGGATCCTGAGATCGACGATCTTATGAGGACTTTCGAAGGCGTGGATTTCTCTTTCCTTTCAGGTACTTCTTTCCACAGGTCAATGCAGCTTGGTCTGTTTATGCTAAAAAAGAATCCAAAGTCACTTCTGGCTTACAGGGCCTTATTGAGGAACAAGTGA
- a CDS encoding F420-dependent methylenetetrahydromethanopterin dehydrogenase produces the protein MAKIGFIKLGNLGMSQVIDLVQDEIAAREGISVRVFGTGPKMGKAEAAETEAFKEWGADFYVMISPNSSAPGPTAARELYKDVPCIVISDGPTKKDDRQALEDAGFGYIVMTVDPLIGAKTEFLDAVEMASFNSDAMKVLSTCGVVRMIQEELDAVAAQVDEGKSGKDLELPHILAKPEKCIERAGFNNPYAKAKALAALHMADKVAQINFPACFMMKEIEQVTLTTATGHEMMRAAAQLAIDAREIEKANDSVFRKPHSKKGVQMTKTALYEKPQ, from the coding sequence ATGGCAAAAATAGGATTTATTAAATTAGGAAATCTTGGTATGAGTCAGGTCATTGACCTTGTTCAGGACGAGATCGCAGCAAGAGAAGGTATCAGTGTACGTGTTTTCGGAACTGGTCCTAAGATGGGCAAAGCAGAAGCTGCAGAGACAGAAGCATTCAAGGAATGGGGTGCTGATTTCTATGTAATGATCAGCCCTAACTCCAGTGCACCAGGCCCAACCGCTGCACGTGAGCTTTACAAAGATGTTCCATGCATCGTTATCTCCGATGGTCCAACCAAGAAAGATGACAGACAGGCACTCGAAGATGCAGGCTTCGGTTACATCGTTATGACCGTAGACCCACTTATCGGCGCAAAGACAGAGTTCCTTGATGCTGTAGAGATGGCATCCTTTAACTCCGATGCAATGAAGGTCCTCTCAACCTGTGGTGTTGTCAGGATGATCCAGGAAGAACTTGATGCAGTCGCTGCACAGGTCGACGAAGGCAAGTCCGGCAAGGACCTTGAGCTTCCACACATTCTCGCAAAGCCAGAGAAGTGCATTGAGCGCGCAGGTTTCAACAACCCATACGCAAAGGCAAAGGCACTTGCAGCACTCCACATGGCTGACAAGGTCGCACAGATCAACTTCCCTGCATGCTTCATGATGAAGGAGATCGAACAGGTCACACTCACAACTGCTACCGGTCATGAAATGATGCGCGCAGCAGCACAGCTTGCAATCGATGCACGTGAGATCGAGAAAGCAAACGACTCTGTCTTCAGGAAGCCACACTCTAAGAAAGGAGTCCAGATGACAAAGACCGCATTGTACGAAAAGCCACAGTAA
- a CDS encoding proteasome assembly chaperone family protein, giving the protein MSETDDYDAIDVEIITKPVRSKEPILIEGFPGIGLVGNIASQQIIEELDMEYIGSIESRYFPPIAVLYEGLVNMPVRIYESEEHNLVMVVSDIPINPSVSYDVSKALVGWAKSVGVKEVISIAGIATMGEDNKVFGAATNEEMLEKIKEKVEIFQMGTISGISGSVMAECFMHGLPAISLLGATKTQNPDPRAAAVVVDVLNSLYGFSIDTEDLIEQAEKIEVEMQKLAEDVRTTEQSTTPRKEFPMYG; this is encoded by the coding sequence TTGTCAGAAACAGATGATTATGATGCGATCGATGTAGAGATCATAACAAAGCCCGTAAGATCAAAAGAGCCAATATTGATCGAAGGTTTTCCGGGAATAGGTCTTGTGGGTAATATTGCCAGCCAGCAAATTATTGAAGAACTGGACATGGAATATATCGGTTCCATTGAATCCAGGTATTTCCCTCCTATAGCTGTTCTGTACGAGGGTCTTGTCAACATGCCGGTCAGAATATATGAGAGTGAGGAACATAACCTTGTGATGGTGGTATCTGATATCCCTATCAATCCTTCTGTTTCCTATGATGTTAGCAAGGCTCTTGTCGGATGGGCCAAATCTGTCGGTGTAAAAGAGGTTATCTCTATCGCAGGTATTGCTACTATGGGAGAGGATAACAAGGTCTTTGGTGCAGCGACCAATGAGGAAATGCTGGAAAAGATCAAAGAAAAGGTAGAGATCTTCCAGATGGGTACGATCTCAGGTATTTCCGGTAGTGTAATGGCAGAATGTTTCATGCATGGTCTGCCGGCCATAAGCCTTCTTGGGGCAACCAAGACTCAGAACCCGGACCCAAGAGCAGCGGCAGTGGTCGTAGATGTCCTGAATTCCCTGTATGGATTTTCGATAGATACGGAGGATCTTATTGAACAGGCTGAAAAGATCGAAGTTGAAATGCAGAAGCTTGCTGAGGATGTTCGTACAACTGAACAGTCAACAACGCCAAGAAAAGAGTTCCCAATGTACGGGTGA
- a CDS encoding DUF473 domain-containing protein: protein MEYVALTGISDLVISELKNHQLRTIEIRTPQNFFTALNVNTGDNVFLTHTSIQDLMHGTTGIIAKVVKHQLSTHRTIASNDMFFEEHETMMIRLQLQTKSIARISKVLSNDVGKETRVLAEDMCFYEAR from the coding sequence ATGGAATACGTCGCACTTACGGGTATATCGGATTTAGTCATCTCTGAACTGAAGAACCATCAGTTGCGCACGATCGAGATACGTACGCCTCAGAATTTTTTCACAGCCTTAAATGTGAATACAGGTGATAATGTATTTCTTACTCATACTTCCATACAGGACCTGATGCATGGGACCACCGGCATAATTGCAAAAGTGGTAAAGCACCAGTTGTCAACCCACAGGACAATTGCCAGCAATGACATGTTCTTTGAGGAGCATGAGACCATGATGATCCGCCTTCAGCTCCAGACCAAAAGCATTGCTCGCATAAGCAAGGTGCTTTCCAATGATGTCGGAAAAGAGACTCGTGTATTGGCTGAGGATATGTGCTTCTACGAAGCACGTTAA
- a CDS encoding DUF169 domain-containing protein — protein sequence MFTEIAKLMDKGEPVCITFEKGDIGEEYDFLYCELITKAREGEAFLASSQRCPPGKYVLGVSEDKPDGYYLKSGRYIDKETAANAASNLPRVSREYDHMKIEPLSKNDSHFDVMILYLMPEKAMRIVQAMAYNDGERLCIDTFGAASICGDCTALAYEKGIGLSYGCKGSRKHSDYSDNEIPIGLRFDKAEKIEKGLKNIPETRN from the coding sequence ATGTTCACAGAGATCGCAAAGCTCATGGACAAAGGTGAGCCAGTCTGCATAACCTTTGAAAAAGGAGATATAGGCGAGGAATACGACTTCCTGTACTGTGAACTTATTACAAAAGCACGCGAAGGAGAGGCATTTCTTGCCTCCTCCCAGCGATGCCCCCCCGGAAAATATGTCCTGGGAGTTTCTGAAGACAAGCCGGATGGCTATTACCTTAAGTCCGGTCGTTATATTGACAAAGAGACCGCTGCCAATGCAGCCTCAAATCTTCCAAGAGTCAGCAGGGAATATGACCACATGAAGATCGAACCATTGTCAAAGAACGATAGTCATTTTGATGTAATGATACTCTACCTGATGCCAGAGAAAGCTATGAGAATAGTTCAGGCTATGGCATATAACGATGGAGAGCGTTTATGCATCGACACCTTCGGTGCAGCTTCCATATGCGGAGATTGTACGGCACTTGCGTATGAAAAAGGGATAGGATTATCCTACGGTTGCAAGGGTTCACGCAAGCACAGTGATTATAGCGATAACGAGATACCTATCGGCCTACGCTTTGACAAAGCAGAAAAAATAGAGAAGGGATTGAAGAATATCCCTGAAACCAGAAATTGA
- a CDS encoding pyruvate kinase alpha/beta domain-containing protein, whose amino-acid sequence MERSIQYFDNVGKQNTDNVVKVAAKRAEELGIKNIVLSSTEGYTALKMAEEVKGKDIKIIAITHQYGLREDGNWEMDEDNLKKLQEMGVLVTTQSHMFSGVERAISKRLGGASRADVISDTLRAVFGKGFKVALEVVMMAADSGHIPVSKDTEVIAIGGTRQGADVALVVRPAHSQNFFDIQVREILAMPRAKEEPK is encoded by the coding sequence ATGGAAAGGTCTATACAATATTTCGATAATGTCGGCAAACAGAACACTGACAATGTTGTGAAGGTAGCTGCCAAAAGAGCAGAAGAACTGGGGATAAAAAATATTGTCCTTTCGAGTACAGAAGGTTATACGGCCCTGAAGATGGCAGAAGAGGTTAAGGGCAAAGACATAAAGATAATTGCTATAACCCATCAGTACGGACTCCGCGAGGATGGAAACTGGGAAATGGACGAAGATAACCTGAAGAAACTGCAGGAAATGGGCGTTCTGGTCACCACACAATCACACATGTTCTCAGGAGTGGAACGTGCTATCTCAAAGAGGCTGGGAGGTGCAAGCCGTGCAGATGTCATCTCTGACACACTTCGTGCAGTCTTCGGAAAAGGTTTCAAGGTCGCCCTGGAAGTCGTGATGATGGCAGCAGATTCAGGCCACATTCCTGTCTCAAAGGATACCGAAGTAATAGCTATCGGAGGAACACGCCAGGGCGCCGATGTGGCTCTTGTGGTAAGACCTGCACATTCACAGAACTTCTTTGACATACAGGTTCGCGAGATCCTTGCAATGCCACGTGCAAAAGAAGAACCAAAATAA
- a CDS encoding radical SAM protein, protein MVTDKRYYFYKNPFYKVYATVEDGVVRMHTSGVASRAIKPLTSEMLDLFEGQRPALVKEDELIFSTWMPPIPSKAFDRLVSSQMGYIRGKMVPEQVTISITEDCPNNCIHCALPDTKNRASLTAEDVKSTIDQVLDMGSTFIVFDGGEPLVYEGLEELISYVDGDLATAGMFTSGVGLTKERAISLKDAGLDMLSISLDSSTEKGHDTMRGRVGVFKDAIGAVKNSLDAGLLVNIYVVISPGNIDELDDFYKIATDLGVHEISFFEIVPTGRWMNRLDEMMTADDHKKFDDFVKRTESMDGPKVFAIPHVLKKMGCFAGRKWLHITPEGDIFPCSCLPLSFGNIHEDKLSDVWRKIRKDSTYNGGTCLMRNSDFRKLHKFD, encoded by the coding sequence ATGGTGACTGACAAGAGATATTATTTTTATAAAAATCCCTTCTATAAGGTCTATGCCACGGTCGAAGATGGGGTCGTCAGGATGCACACATCGGGAGTTGCATCACGTGCTATCAAACCATTGACTTCTGAGATGCTGGATCTTTTTGAAGGACAAAGGCCTGCATTGGTAAAAGAAGATGAGCTTATTTTCTCTACGTGGATGCCACCAATACCCAGCAAAGCTTTTGATCGCCTTGTATCGAGCCAGATGGGTTACATACGTGGTAAGATGGTTCCTGAGCAGGTAACAATTTCCATAACTGAGGATTGTCCTAATAATTGTATACACTGTGCACTTCCTGATACTAAGAACAGGGCGTCGTTGACTGCTGAGGACGTTAAAAGTACAATTGATCAGGTTCTCGATATGGGCTCTACCTTCATTGTCTTTGATGGTGGCGAACCGCTTGTCTATGAAGGTCTTGAAGAGCTTATCAGTTATGTTGATGGTGACCTTGCTACTGCCGGAATGTTCACTTCGGGTGTGGGGTTGACAAAAGAGCGTGCAATTTCTCTTAAGGACGCAGGGCTTGATATGTTGAGCATAAGTCTTGACAGTTCGACCGAAAAAGGGCATGACACCATGCGAGGGCGAGTAGGTGTGTTCAAGGATGCCATCGGTGCTGTTAAAAATTCGCTTGATGCTGGTCTGCTCGTAAATATCTATGTGGTCATATCTCCAGGGAACATAGATGAACTGGATGATTTCTACAAAATAGCAACAGATCTCGGTGTCCATGAGATATCTTTCTTCGAGATAGTCCCTACGGGACGCTGGATGAACCGCCTTGATGAGATGATGACTGCAGATGATCACAAGAAGTTCGATGATTTCGTGAAACGTACTGAATCCATGGATGGTCCTAAGGTATTCGCAATCCCTCATGTGCTAAAGAAGATGGGATGTTTTGCAGGTAGGAAGTGGCTTCACATAACTCCGGAAGGTGATATATTCCCCTGCTCATGCCTTCCTCTATCTTTTGGAAATATTCATGAGGACAAGCTTTCTGATGTCTGGCGCAAGATCCGTAAGGACTCAACCTATAATGGTGGGACCTGCCTCATGAGGAATTCTGATTTCAGGAAATTACATAAGTTTGACTGA
- the serB gene encoding phosphoserine phosphatase SerB yields MNSSNNISQKRYSKLIVFDMDSTLIDAESIDELARAAGVVDKVSVVTEKAMNGDIDYHQALKDRVKLLKGLKLETAQEAMRAMQLMPGAEELVKHVKSLGFKTAMLSGGFTLSTDRVGKLLGIDYVYSNILAVKDGHLTGEVSGPMTDNCSKEVVFEKIAKEMGFETTDCIVVGDGANDICLFKRAGCAIAFNPKPILRQYADEVVTQKDLRAIIPIIDSLDLD; encoded by the coding sequence GTGAATTCCAGCAATAATATTTCTCAGAAAAGATATTCTAAACTGATCGTTTTTGATATGGATAGTACGCTCATTGATGCAGAAAGTATCGATGAACTTGCACGTGCTGCAGGCGTTGTGGACAAGGTTTCTGTTGTTACCGAAAAAGCAATGAATGGCGATATTGACTATCATCAGGCTTTAAAGGATAGAGTCAAACTTCTAAAAGGATTGAAGCTGGAAACTGCACAGGAAGCAATGAGAGCTATGCAACTCATGCCCGGTGCAGAAGAACTTGTTAAACATGTAAAGTCCCTGGGATTCAAAACAGCAATGCTGTCAGGCGGCTTCACTCTATCAACTGACAGAGTTGGTAAACTCCTTGGAATTGATTACGTATACTCTAATATACTTGCTGTAAAAGACGGACATCTTACAGGCGAGGTCAGCGGTCCAATGACAGATAATTGCTCCAAAGAAGTGGTCTTTGAAAAGATCGCAAAGGAGATGGGTTTTGAGACCACTGATTGCATCGTTGTTGGTGATGGTGCCAACGATATTTGCCTCTTTAAACGAGCAGGATGTGCAATTGCATTTAATCCAAAACCGATTCTGCGCCAATATGCAGATGAGGTTGTTACCCAAAAAGACCTCAGGGCAATAATTCCGATCATCGATTCACTCGATCTGGATTAA